The DNA segment ctatctataataacacagcaacaggctaacctattttttccctacataaagagtcatttttttctttccacatagGTATTTAGCtgaccatttattgaagacattCTCTTCGCACTGCTTTGTAGTGCCACTTTTGTCACAAATCAAATATCTTTGTACATGTGGATATGTGTGTAATCTCTGTGTCCATCCTTGCACAGTATCACACCGTCTTATTTACTGTGGCTTTATCAGAAGTCTCGATGCACAGTTGCAACCTAATTCTTCAGGATTGTGTTGGTTATTCTTAGCCCTTTGCGTTTACATATAAGTTTCAGAATGAGGTTGTGTGTTCTtacctgctgggattttgattgggattgcattgaatcagCAGACCACTTTAGAATAAATTGTTACCTGGACAATATTTGAGTCTTTCAGGCCATTGACATTCATATGTATCCACTTATTTTAGACTTTTCATGTCTCAGGTTTTTGTGTAGAGGCTTATATgcctttcatttgtttattttattttttttggtttttttttgtttttttttttttttgagacggagtctcgctctgtcgcccgggctggagtgcagtggccggatctcagctcactgtaagctccgcctcctgggtttacgccattctcctgctttagcctcctgagtagctgggactacaggtgcctgccacctcacccggctagtttttgtttttgtattctttagtagagacggggtttcaccatgttagccaggatggtctcgatctcctgacctcgtgatctgcccgtctcagcctcccaaagtgctgggattacaggcttgagccaccgcgcccggcctcatttgtttatttttattttattttattttattttgaggcagaatcttgctgtcttgcccaggctggagtacagtggtacaatcttggctcactgcaacctctgtctcccaggtgcaagcaattcttctgcctcagtctcccaagtagctgggattacaggtgtgtgccaccacacttggccaatttttgtatttttagcagagattgggttttaccatgttggccaggctggtctcaaactcctgacctcaggtgatccagctgccttggtgtcccaaagtgctgggattacaggcataagccactgtgcccagcctgcttgtttattgttttttgtttgtttgttttttgagacagagttttgttcttgttgcccaggctggagtgcaatggcacgatctcggctcaccgcaacctctacttcccgggttcaagtgattctcctgcctcagcctcccgagtagctgggattacaggcatatactactacacccagctaattttgtattttttttagtagagacagggttcttcatgttggtcaggctggtctcgatctcccgacctcaggtgatcctcctgcctcagcctcccaaagtgctgggattataggcgtgagccactatacccggccTGTTTATTCTTATTTGATGTTTTATTGATGGTATTGAAATAgcatctttttataatttctttttttaattgatttttattttttatggaaatGGCATCTCGTTAAgttacccaggctgctcttgaactcctagcctcaagtgatcctcctgcctcagcctcccaaagtgctgggactatgggcatgagcCCTGGTACCCTGacagtaagtaaaataaaacaattttattttcttactgtttgtTGCTAGtgtaaagaaatataattttgtttatattgagCTTTTATCCACCTATTAGTTCTATTAGTTTATCATGTATCACTTTTATAAACAATGATTTATAGTCACTCGTAGGCACTTGTTCCTGTGTGGACTGGctaaaaaaggaagaacaaaaatcTGTCTCTTGTGTGCAGGCTTCCCTTCCGGTGCAGGAGTACCTGTTTATGCCATTCGACCAGGCTCACAAGCAGTATGAGACAGCCAGGCACCTGCCGCCTCCCCTCTATGTCCTCTTTGTTCAGGCCACTGCGTATGggcaggcttgtggtgagtatGGGGGCTGGGTGAGGACAAGGGGCTGTGGGAGCAGCAGCTGTGGCCGAGTGAATCAGTTGGAAGCAGTACCTGCTAAGGAAATTTCTCAGTCCTGCCCCGAAGCCCTCAGGTGACAGACGCTTTCTTCCCTCTGCATTACCCAGCATGGCTGCTCTGACCAGCTGGCCTAAGGCTGAATTAATACCTGATGGGTATTTCACAATGGGTGGCTTTGAGTCATTCGTGAGCCTGGCTGGACAGCTGTTGGGTGCAGAGCCCAGGCAGCCTATCTGGGCTCCCAGGTGCTCACCCCATCAAGGCACGCTTGGCAGTTAGATCAGTGCCTCTTGCTCTGCTTCAGGGTGGGGGTGCCTGGTGAATACAGGTCTCAACCAGCTCTCCCAGGCTTTCACCATGCCTTGAATCAGGCTGCATGTCTTTGTTGTGAATTTCCAGGTTAGATATGTCCTCATTAAGCTTGAGGGCAGCCTGTGACTCAGCTAGGGTTTTGAGAAAATTTTGGAGACCCTGCCTTTTGCCCTAATGCAGCTTTCACCCAGCACCTAAattttctcccccaccccaccccaccacatcAGACAGACATATACTGCACCAGTGCTTGCTTCTCCTCCCACCGTGGGCACCAACACATTACTGTCTCTCTTCTTGTGTCTTCCTCGTCCTTCtggtcctcccctcccctttgtTCTCCCTCCTGTTTCCATCATCAGCTCATATGAAATCCTCCCAGCCCCCTAGACAGGgtgagtaattttcttttcttttatgtttaaaatcGTCCTGTTCCATTCTGATGCTCATATAGAATGCTAATATTAAATGGCTGAAAAAAATAGTCTGGCATTTGCCAGTGACTGATGGGAGCAACTAGTTGTTTGGGGTGAAGGGTGGTGATTCACATAGGGTTGCCATAGATAAGGCAGTGGTCAGCCACTTGGGGGAAGTTTGCCATCCCTCTTTTGTGTGGCTAGGCAAACCATTTCAGGTTCTTGGGACTATCTGTACCCTTAAAAGTGGAGTTGGAAGGTGGTGGCCTGTCTGACCTCACAGCACTAGACCCTCAGGGGGGGTCCCAAGACATCACTCAATAAGGTGTCACAGTCACACCTGGTGTATGCAACAAGCTGTTAGCTCATGTGTGGAGAGGCCAAGCTTAAGTTGAACAGACCTAGTCTTGAATCCTGGTTTATCAGCCTTGTGGCTGTGATGTCTAGCTTCTCTGAACCTTAAGTTTCCCATCTAAAAATGGCTATAATAATGTATTACTCctgtagggttgttgtgaggaataaattttttttttttttctctgagacggagtctctctctgttgcgcaggctggagtgcagtggcgtgatctcggctcactgcaacctctgcctcccgggttcaagcagttctccctgcctcagcctcccaagtagttggggttaTAAGCACCCACCAttctgcccggctaatttttatatagttagtagagacggatttcaccatgttggccaggctggtctcgaactcctgacctcgggtgatccactctccttggcctcccaaccaggcatgagccaccacgcccagcctaaaaattaatttttaataattttataattaaaattacaaGCATCAGCTCATTCAGTCCCCACCACTAATGGGGCagctactatttttcttttttttttttgagacggagtgtcactctgttgcccaggctgcaatgcagtggcatgatctcagttcacagtaacctcctggattcaagcagttctcctctctcagcctcccaagtagctgggattacaggcacgtgctgccacacacagctaatttttttatttttagtataaacgggattttgccatcttggccaggctggtcttgaactcctgacctcaggtgatgcacctgcctcggcctcccaaagtgctgggattacaggcgtgagccgtcgCGCCCGGCAGCTACTATTTTTCAAGTCCCCATTTCATAGatacagaaactgaggctcagacagtgACATAACTTTCCAGGTCATGTGTTTGGGAATTGGTTAGGTGGGGACTCAGGTCTGGGACTAGACTGCAAGATCCAAGTTCCTATTGACCGTCCTACTGCTTCCCAGTTAAGTGAGACAGTGGCAGCCATGTGCTTGGTATAGTGTAGAACGAAGAAAAAACACTTACGTGAGAGTCATTGTTTCTGGGATGTGGACAGGTGTGGATTTCTGGATGAGAACCTCTTAAGACAATTGGCAGAGGAGTTCCATGTGGCTTTAGGCCCTCAGTGTGAATTTCTGTGCTTTGGTGTGCACCAAAAAAGAGAAGCATTCCCTGCTAGTTTCAGGTGATGCTGGTTTAGGAATTTGTACTTAAGTTGTTTGTTCTCagtaaatgacagaaaaaaagactTAAGTGTCCCACCTTGTTTCCCTTCATCTGGAGCAAGGATTTTTGCCGTTCCACCCTTAGTCAGCAAGGAGCTGGGCAGAAATGGGAGAAATGCAGCCCCAGAGCTGGCCTACTCGTGCTGCTTAGCACCTTTCCTCAGCAGCTTTCCTACCAGACTCTTTCTTGCCCCCCAGATAAGACGTTATCTGTGGCAATCGAAGGGAGTGTGGACGAAGCCAAGGCTCTTTTCAAGCCTCCAGACGACTCCCAAGGTAATGTCGTGGTTGGGATTCCTCCCCCAGTGACACCAAGTCACCATCCAAGGGCAGTCCTGGTCTTTGGAGAACTAGCTGGACTGGTTCTGTGTAGCGGGAAGCTTGACTTGAATGTCCTAGCACCTGGGGTAGACAGGAAAGAGAGCTCACTTCCCGGAGTCACAAGGTGCTGCCCGTGCATTTCAgccctgccactcactagctgacTGACCCCGAGGAAGGTATTTAACATTTCAGAGCCTCAGCTTATTCCTTTGTGAAAACAGATAGTAACACCTCGTGTAGGATTGTTATGTGGATTAAATAAGGTAAAGCAAGTAAGGCCTTTAGCATAATTCTCAGCACATAGTACCCCTTCATGCTTCTACtactactgttattattatttatgttactattattaccacaaccaccaccaccatcacaagGAGGGGCTTGTGTTCCATCTAAATGACATCAAAAAGCCCTTTGAAAAAAACGGGTTGTAcgtcattcttcttttttcttttttcttcaccaTGTTTTCTATACTGAATAAGAAGCAgcaagttaatttattatttgttatagaGAAACTCATTTACAAAAGACAGAGTCAGGGCCCCTTTATGCCATGTGGGTTGGAGTGCTTTAGGGAGCATTTGGAGCCCCCTCACCTCTAGCTGCCTTCTCTCTGGCTGCAGATGATGAGAGTGACTCGGATGCCGAGGAGGAGCAGACCACGGTGAGAACCATTTTCTCTTATGGGGGCATCAAGCAACTGCATGCACTGGGGCGTGCTTGTTTGCAGGTGACAtcctccctagaagcagaagaaaaaggttTGAAAGAAAAGGCTGCTGGAAGGGGAGTCTGGCAACCCAGCTAGCTGAAGCAGCAGGTGCCAGGCAGTAGGGTTGAGGCCTGGCTGgttgggagagggaaggggagattGGTATGACCGATGCTCATCATCTTGGCACTTTCCTTTGTCCAGAAACGCCGGAGACCCACGCTGGGGGTTCAGTTGGACGACAAACGCAAAGAGATGCTGAAGAGGCACCCACTGTCTGTCATGCTCGACCTGAAGTGCAAAGGTCTGGCTGCACTCACCTTGTTTAGGGGATCTGTAGCACCTAAGAGTTCACCCAGCTGCAGATGCAGAGGGTCCAGGAGCCAGATGCCTATTTGCCCAACAAAGGATTCCCATTTCATGTTCCTTTGTCTTTCCTTATTGTTTTGCAtggaatttgtttctttttgttgttaagtCATAACCGTAACAACATAGCAACAAAACTCCAGTCACATAAGGCAGAAGCTTGAGAAAACCACACCTCTTTCTGAATCTGGCAAGTCAAATATCTAGAACAAGTTGCAAAAGCATACAGGTTTTGAGTAATAAGACCAACATGTTTAATTTAGTAAATATAAGTAGAACTTTGTATTCTGCAGAGTATATGTTTTGAAGTTGGTTTGTATGAAAAACTACCACATAATAAAATGTTCTAGCAGTATAAGAGCTAACAGTAAAATTTAAGTTTCCCTCTCACCCCAGGTTCCTAGATACCAGTCCTAGGTCTCACCTCCAAGGGCAACCATTATTACAGACTTCTTATATATTTTCCAGAAAGATTCTTTGCACCTAGAAGCTTTTATAGAAACGTATATTTATCCACTtcccactttattttttacaCAAATGGAAATAGGCTCTACACACTGGTTGTCTTTTTgctggttgtttgtttgtttgtttgtttgtttttagagatagggtcttttgtcatccaggctggagtgcagtggcatgatcatggctcactacagcctcaacctcctgggctcaattgatcttcccacctcagcctcccaggtggcggggactacaggcacgtgccatcatgccagttaatttttgtattttttttagagatagggttttatcatgttacccaggctggtcttgaactcctgggctcaaacgatcctcctgcctcagcctcctaagtagctgggactgaagcATGTACCGCCGTGGCTGactttgagataattttagaCTCATAGAAGACTTACCAAAATAATATGAGTTCCTATATACTCTTCATTCAGCTTCCCTTAAAGTTACATCTTAATTGTAGATGCTATGATTACCAGTGATCCACACCACTCTTAATTTCATTGGTCCAATACTGTTAactaaatgacagaatttttttagtttcttcctttttcaattAATGTCCTTTTTATGTTCTAGGATCCAAGCCAGGGTCTCAAAGTGCATTTAGTTGCCATGCTTCTAAGTCTCCTCCAGGCagtgacagtttctcagtctttccttgtgtTTCATGACCTTGATTAGACTGAGATTATGGATTTTGGGGGAGAATAGCATAGATGAGATCGTTGCTATCATGTCATATGAGGGCTACCTGATATCACTGTCTTATTTCTGCTGATACTGACCTTGATCGCTTGGTTCCCTTTCTATCTTGTATTTGTTAGAAGCTGTGTCACTAAGTCCAGCCCATGCTCAAGGGCAGAGAAATTAAGCCCTACCTCTTGGTGGGAAGAGTAGCAAAGAATTTGTAGGTgctctctttgcttctttttattcACTATATTACtgtcgtgattttttttttttttcctttttgagacagagtctttctctgtcgcccaggctggagtgcagtggcgtcatctcagctcactgcgagctccgcctcctgggttcacgccattctcctgcctcagcctcctgagtagctgggactataggcgcccatcaccacgcctggctaatttttttgtatctttagtaaagatggggtttcaccttgttagccaggatggtctcgatctcctgacctcctgattcacctgcctcag comes from the Piliocolobus tephrosceles isolate RC106 unplaced genomic scaffold, ASM277652v3 unscaffolded_23379, whole genome shotgun sequence genome and includes:
- the LOC113221330 gene encoding THO complex subunit 5 homolog; translation: ASLPVQEYLFMPFDQAHKQYETARHLPPPLYVLFVQATAYGQACAHMKSSQPPRQDKTLSVAIEGSVDEAKALFKPPDDSQDDESDSDAEEEQTTKRRRPTLGVQLDDKRKEMLKRHPLSVMLDLKCKDDSVLHLTFYYLMNLNIMTVKAKVTTATELITPISAGYWAGALGSDIRDGEVVRASLRGCSRFLPLALERSTAVLSCIQMDQKSWRIAGILESIL